Proteins from a genomic interval of Paenibacillus sp. RC334:
- a CDS encoding glycoside hydrolase family 2 TIM barrel-domain containing protein has protein sequence MGSRVITPFNTDWKFMEGNYTGAEKMDYNDEQWRLLQVPHDWSIEQSFDPHMLYGGNQAYLPRWSVGWYRKHFNVKPSSPKQRVYIQFDGIHNNSEVWINGHFVGKRPYGYVSFQYDLTPYIRWDEDNVIAVKVDNTTLPPDRWYSGSGIYRNVWLICTDYIHVTEWGTYITTPEISPDEAKVSARIQVTNHHEHAVECNIVTEILDSQGQVKGKIENRVTLSGFEAGEMEQKTRVLEPELWSPENPVLYEAQTIIYCDNKEVDCYRTPFGIREVKLDAQKGLFLNGSSLKLKGVCIHHDLGCLGAAYHDTAMKRRLQKLKEMGCNSIRFAHNPMAPELLDLCDQMGFLVIDEAFDKWKSLSYEHLYDEWWEKDLEAMLVRDRNHPSVFMWSVGNEVENQGQPSMLKMLEQLVAFCHEKDPTRPVTCALEPHNTPISLRDGSIEAKVEHTRLLAQRVDVLGLNYQEQWYEHYRRAMPDTLIIGTETFPYYRGKDNRVKGYLPHNPWFDVVNHDYVMGQFVWSGIDYLGETSYPSKGWSSGLIDTCGFRRPVSYLQQSLWSDEPIVHIAVLHERMKPEHNPSWTMHWKSPGMEDHWTFPEYGGKLIRLVTFTNCESVELIVNDESYGERKLADYPDHLIKWELPYTPGKIRAIGSNGNQKVCEHELTTAGLPYGLKLQADRTVLPADGHEISHVEVTVTDQDGIIVPNQEFGLAFKLHGDGRILGIDNGDLTSDEPFQGNQIRTHRGRCLVIVQSGYLAGELLLQASADGGLQGETRLNIEHEYK, from the coding sequence ATTATAACGATGAGCAATGGCGGCTCCTTCAAGTCCCTCATGACTGGAGTATAGAACAATCCTTTGATCCACATATGCTGTATGGCGGGAATCAAGCTTATTTGCCCAGATGGTCTGTCGGATGGTACCGAAAGCATTTTAATGTGAAGCCCTCTTCTCCAAAACAGCGCGTATACATACAATTTGATGGTATTCACAATAACAGTGAGGTTTGGATCAATGGGCATTTTGTGGGCAAGCGGCCTTATGGATATGTTAGTTTTCAATATGATTTGACCCCATATATTCGGTGGGATGAGGATAACGTGATTGCTGTCAAAGTGGACAATACGACTCTTCCGCCTGACAGATGGTATTCGGGGTCCGGTATTTATCGTAATGTGTGGCTGATTTGTACGGATTATATTCATGTAACCGAATGGGGGACTTACATCACCACACCTGAAATTTCGCCAGATGAAGCCAAGGTGAGTGCCAGAATCCAGGTTACTAATCATCATGAGCATGCCGTAGAGTGCAATATTGTGACTGAAATTCTGGACTCACAGGGACAAGTAAAAGGAAAAATTGAAAACCGAGTGACTCTTTCGGGCTTTGAAGCGGGCGAAATGGAGCAAAAAACGCGGGTTTTAGAGCCAGAATTATGGTCACCGGAGAACCCAGTGCTCTATGAAGCTCAAACAATCATTTATTGCGACAATAAAGAGGTAGATTGTTATCGAACCCCTTTTGGCATAAGAGAAGTGAAACTGGACGCTCAAAAGGGTTTATTTCTGAATGGAAGCAGCTTGAAGTTAAAGGGAGTTTGCATTCACCATGATTTGGGCTGTCTGGGAGCTGCTTACCATGATACAGCCATGAAAAGAAGACTACAGAAGCTGAAGGAAATGGGCTGTAACTCGATTCGTTTTGCCCATAATCCGATGGCACCTGAATTGTTGGATCTTTGTGATCAGATGGGGTTCCTGGTAATTGACGAAGCTTTTGACAAATGGAAATCTCTTTCCTATGAGCATTTATATGATGAATGGTGGGAAAAGGACCTGGAGGCGATGCTCGTAAGAGACAGAAATCATCCCAGCGTTTTCATGTGGAGTGTTGGGAATGAAGTAGAGAACCAGGGCCAACCGTCCATGCTCAAAATGTTGGAGCAACTCGTCGCCTTTTGCCATGAAAAAGATCCTACCCGGCCTGTTACATGTGCGCTTGAGCCGCATAATACACCGATCAGCTTGCGTGATGGTTCGATTGAAGCCAAGGTAGAGCATACCAGGCTGCTGGCACAACGAGTGGACGTTCTGGGGTTAAACTATCAGGAGCAGTGGTATGAGCACTACAGAAGGGCCATGCCGGATACGCTAATCATTGGAACGGAGACTTTCCCATACTATCGTGGTAAAGATAACCGGGTTAAAGGTTATTTGCCCCACAATCCTTGGTTTGATGTCGTTAATCATGATTATGTGATGGGTCAATTTGTTTGGAGCGGGATTGACTATCTGGGAGAAACAAGCTATCCCTCCAAAGGGTGGTCCTCGGGCCTGATTGATACTTGCGGGTTCCGCAGACCTGTATCCTATCTTCAACAAAGTTTATGGTCAGATGAGCCTATTGTGCACATTGCTGTACTTCACGAACGTATGAAGCCGGAACACAATCCATCGTGGACGATGCACTGGAAATCTCCGGGTATGGAAGATCATTGGACATTTCCTGAATACGGCGGAAAATTGATACGGTTAGTTACCTTCACCAATTGTGAGAGCGTGGAATTGATCGTGAACGATGAATCTTACGGTGAGAGAAAGCTTGCCGATTATCCTGATCATTTAATCAAATGGGAACTCCCCTATACACCGGGCAAAATCCGGGCTATTGGCAGTAATGGAAATCAGAAGGTCTGTGAGCATGAATTAACCACTGCCGGACTTCCCTATGGTCTAAAGTTGCAGGCTGATCGGACGGTTCTACCTGCTGATGGTCATGAAATATCTCATGTAGAGGTAACTGTTACAGACCAAGATGGAATTATTGTACCTAATCAGGAATTTGGTTTAGCCTTTAAACTACATGGTGATGGTCGTATCCTTGGAATAGATAACGGTGATCTCACCAGTGATGAACCCTTCCAGGGAAACCAGATACGAACACACAGAGGCAGGTGTCTCGTTATTGTGCAATCCGGGTATCTGGCAGGTGAGCTGTTGCTTCAAGCTTCAGCAGATGGAGGGTTGCAGGGAGAAACCAGACTAAATATTGAGCATGAATACAAATGA